The Candidatus Koribacter versatilis Ellin345 genome has a segment encoding these proteins:
- a CDS encoding DUF4254 domain-containing protein: MMNAGAALLYQGMVNGKAILGLHDECTRRWHTVTARFAGEPDNFDAAVEQQHYANFELWHEEDKARLPGAQDFQIASVKRAIDKLNQRRNDFMELCDRLALEDLAKRNLPRPDAPLHSESLGLMIDRLSILSLKLYHTQQEIDRPNAPIGHAQRNRERLAILAEQRADLADALDSLWADILAGRRRFKLYRQLKMYNEPSLNPLIYNTPKH, encoded by the coding sequence ATGATGAACGCTGGAGCCGCACTGCTCTATCAAGGGATGGTCAACGGCAAAGCAATCCTAGGCCTGCACGACGAATGTACCCGTCGCTGGCACACCGTCACGGCGCGTTTCGCGGGTGAGCCCGACAATTTTGATGCCGCCGTCGAACAGCAGCACTACGCCAATTTCGAGCTCTGGCACGAGGAAGACAAAGCGCGCCTCCCTGGCGCTCAGGACTTCCAAATCGCTTCGGTAAAACGCGCCATCGACAAGCTCAACCAGCGCCGCAACGACTTCATGGAACTCTGCGACCGTCTCGCTCTGGAAGACCTCGCCAAACGCAACCTCCCGCGTCCCGACGCTCCGCTCCACTCCGAAAGCCTCGGCCTCATGATCGATCGCCTCTCGATCCTTTCGCTGAAGCTCTACCACACTCAGCAGGAAATCGACCGCCCCAACGCTCCCATCGGACACGCCCAGCGCAACCGCGAACGCCTCGCCATCCTCGCCGAACAGCGCGCTGACCTCGCCGACGCCCTCGACTCCCTCTGGGCCGACATCCTCGCCGGCCGCCGCCGCTTCAAACTCTACCGCCAACTCAAGATGTACAACGAGCCATCCCTGAATCCGCTCATCTACAACACACCGAAACACTAG
- a CDS encoding HAD-IB family phosphatase encodes MNEKLLKRYLFASDFDQTLSFNDSGLILAELLGVSKEEFDRRATGMAKLNLVQQGAELAYLLLHDPEFHDRVRPEHLYQAGKLVPLKKDIDKLFDLLANGIDGYHFDFYVLSAAPVEIVRSALEGIVPATHIFGTEFKYDAQGRIQRIERATAGYGKVVRLDELQNALQIGPDHLIYAGDGSSDMHAMLHVNGLDGLTIAVSETRKVSAVAQRTVLSNNALAMLVPILEKVLAWKQPQIREFFERNGFLVQEWEKVRTDWLTLSPAEPGLTNRVGA; translated from the coding sequence ATGAACGAAAAACTGCTGAAACGCTATCTGTTCGCCAGCGACTTCGACCAGACCCTCAGCTTCAACGATTCGGGCCTGATCCTCGCCGAACTCCTCGGCGTTTCCAAAGAAGAATTCGACCGCCGTGCCACCGGCATGGCCAAGCTCAACCTCGTCCAGCAGGGCGCCGAGCTTGCCTACCTCCTGCTGCACGACCCCGAGTTCCACGACCGCGTCCGCCCCGAGCACCTCTATCAGGCCGGCAAACTCGTCCCTCTGAAAAAGGACATCGACAAACTTTTCGACCTCCTCGCCAACGGCATCGATGGCTATCATTTCGATTTCTACGTCCTCTCCGCTGCGCCCGTTGAAATCGTCCGCTCCGCGCTCGAGGGCATCGTCCCCGCCACGCACATCTTCGGCACCGAATTTAAGTACGATGCCCAGGGCCGCATCCAGCGCATCGAACGCGCTACCGCCGGCTACGGTAAAGTCGTTCGCCTCGACGAACTTCAGAATGCCCTGCAAATCGGACCCGATCACCTCATCTATGCCGGGGACGGCAGCTCCGACATGCACGCCATGCTGCACGTCAACGGCCTCGACGGCCTCACCATCGCCGTCTCCGAAACCCGAAAAGTTTCGGCCGTCGCGCAGCGCACTGTTCTCAGCAACAACGCGCTCGCCATGCTCGTGCCCATCCTCGAAAAAGTTCTCGCATGGAAACAGCCACAGATCCGCGAGTTCTTCGAACGCAATGGCTTCCTCGTCCAGGAGTGGGAGAAGGTCCGCACCGACTGGTTGACGTTGAGTCCGGCAGAACCCGGACTCACCAACCGGGTAGGAGCATAG
- a CDS encoding cyclase family protein, with amino-acid sequence MNDKKLIDLSHTVEQGVVTYKGLPAPVMCDFLSREDSREIYAEGTEFQIGKIEMVANTGTYVDSPFHRFADGCDLSELRLEQLADLESVVVRVSGRRVPASAFADLDVRGKAVLVHTGWARHWATEQYFEGHTFLAEDAAVWLRDAGAVLVGIDSYNIDDTNDGRRPLHTTLLGAGIPICEHMCNLEALPESGFRFSAVPVKVKGMGTFPVRAWAAI; translated from the coding sequence ATGAATGACAAAAAGTTGATCGATCTGAGCCATACGGTGGAGCAGGGCGTGGTGACCTACAAAGGATTGCCGGCGCCGGTGATGTGCGATTTTTTGAGCCGCGAGGACTCGCGGGAAATTTACGCGGAGGGAACGGAGTTTCAGATCGGCAAGATCGAGATGGTCGCGAATACGGGGACGTATGTGGACAGTCCATTTCATCGATTTGCGGATGGTTGCGATCTTTCTGAACTGAGACTGGAGCAGTTGGCGGATTTGGAGAGTGTCGTAGTGCGAGTATCCGGACGAAGGGTGCCGGCCTCGGCGTTTGCGGATTTGGATGTGCGCGGGAAGGCGGTGCTGGTGCATACGGGGTGGGCACGGCACTGGGCGACGGAACAGTACTTCGAGGGGCACACGTTTCTTGCCGAAGACGCGGCGGTGTGGTTGCGCGATGCGGGAGCGGTTCTCGTGGGGATCGATTCTTACAACATTGATGACACGAATGACGGACGGCGTCCGCTGCATACGACGTTGCTCGGTGCGGGGATTCCGATCTGCGAACACATGTGCAATCTGGAGGCGCTGCCGGAGAGTGGATTTCGATTTAGCGCGGTGCCGGTGAAGGTGAAGGGGATGGGAACGTTTCCGGTGAGGGCCTGGGCTGCAATCTAA
- a CDS encoding NAD(P)/FAD-dependent oxidoreductase, which yields MEVARYDLIVAGGGPAGTSAAITAARLGARVLLLEQGQFPRHRVCGEFVSAESIETLRQLLSHMPHGLDLIERAPKISRTRMFLQGTSVEIPVLASASIPRYDMDAALWSAAKNAGVDCRDGVTVESILSNGEFQAATSIGAFIAAAAIATTGRWSKLRHPVAKPKAKKLIGLKAHFREANPSLSTDLYFFPGGYCGVQPIDANTVNAAALVRADLATDLSTVFQLNSQLAKRTRVWEPVTDLVTTAPLIYAEPEPERDDLLFAGDAAGFIDPFAGDGISLALRTGAAAAQAAMHSITGRVSAAEAARTYRRRYEQQFLPAFRAAAQARWLLGCPRPLPQFALQLLRFPKIARYVFARTRALDAA from the coding sequence GTGGAAGTAGCACGCTACGACCTGATCGTCGCCGGAGGTGGCCCCGCCGGAACTTCCGCCGCAATCACTGCCGCACGCCTCGGCGCGCGCGTGTTGCTGCTCGAACAAGGCCAATTCCCACGCCATAGAGTTTGTGGTGAGTTCGTCTCCGCCGAATCGATCGAGACCCTGCGCCAGCTTCTCTCGCACATGCCGCACGGTCTCGACCTCATCGAGCGCGCGCCGAAGATCAGTCGCACCCGCATGTTCCTGCAAGGCACATCCGTCGAGATCCCGGTCCTCGCCTCGGCCAGCATTCCACGCTACGACATGGACGCCGCTCTCTGGAGCGCCGCAAAAAATGCCGGCGTAGATTGTCGCGACGGCGTAACCGTCGAATCCATCCTCTCCAACGGCGAATTTCAAGCCGCGACTTCCATCGGCGCCTTCATCGCGGCCGCCGCCATCGCCACCACCGGACGCTGGTCCAAACTCCGCCACCCCGTCGCCAAGCCCAAAGCCAAAAAGCTAATCGGACTCAAAGCCCACTTCCGCGAAGCGAATCCATCGCTCTCCACCGATCTCTACTTCTTCCCCGGTGGCTACTGCGGCGTTCAACCCATCGACGCCAACACCGTCAACGCCGCCGCCCTCGTCCGCGCCGACCTCGCCACCGATCTCAGTACCGTCTTCCAACTCAATTCGCAACTCGCGAAACGCACGCGCGTGTGGGAACCCGTCACCGATCTCGTCACCACAGCGCCGCTCATCTACGCCGAGCCAGAACCCGAGCGCGACGACCTCCTCTTTGCCGGTGACGCCGCCGGTTTCATCGACCCCTTCGCCGGCGATGGCATCTCGCTCGCGCTTCGCACCGGCGCCGCCGCCGCGCAAGCCGCCATGCACTCCATCACCGGACGCGTCTCCGCCGCCGAAGCCGCCCGCACTTACCGCCGCCGCTACGAGCAGCAGTTCCTCCCCGCCTTCCGCGCCGCCGCCCAAGCCCGCTGGCTCCTCGGCTGCCCGCGCCCCCTCCCCCAATTCGCGCTCCAGTTGTTACGCTTCCCCAAAATCGCAAGATACGTCTTCGCCCGCACCCGCGCCCTTGATGCCGCATAG
- a CDS encoding methyltransferase domain-containing protein — MRRQVVPELLDADLGTPHEVRASLDDLRLINTLFGGVTSTAKMIRKVAHETGVKNLKLLEVASGTGYVPQAATDWLASDGITLDIALLDRAQTHLPTNGVPTFVGDALKMPFADNSYDIVSCGLFLHHLDTDQVATFARETLRVARRAVLISDLIRSRLHLTLAHISLPLYGSPITWHDSLASIRAAYTPDEVRPLLANCGARKITLEHHFLFRMGIILWK; from the coding sequence ATGCGCCGCCAAGTCGTCCCTGAACTTCTCGACGCCGATCTTGGCACTCCCCACGAGGTCCGCGCCTCCCTCGACGACCTCCGTCTCATCAACACCCTCTTCGGTGGCGTGACATCCACCGCGAAAATGATTCGCAAGGTCGCCCACGAAACCGGCGTCAAAAATCTCAAGCTACTAGAAGTCGCCTCCGGCACCGGCTACGTCCCCCAAGCTGCCACCGATTGGCTAGCCAGCGATGGCATCACGCTCGACATCGCTCTCCTCGACCGCGCCCAAACCCATCTCCCCACCAACGGTGTCCCCACGTTTGTTGGCGACGCCCTGAAAATGCCCTTCGCCGACAACTCTTACGACATCGTCTCCTGCGGTCTCTTCCTCCATCATCTCGACACCGACCAAGTCGCAACTTTCGCCCGCGAAACCCTTCGCGTCGCGCGCCGAGCCGTGCTCATCAGCGATTTAATCCGCAGCCGCCTGCATCTCACTCTCGCCCACATCTCGCTGCCTCTTTATGGCAGCCCAATCACCTGGCACGATTCTCTCGCCTCCATCCGCGCCGCCTACACGCCCGACGAAGTCCGCCCGCTGCTCGCCAACTGCGGCGCGCGCAAGATCACCCTCGAGCACCACTTCCTCTTTCGCATGGGAATCATCCTGTGGAAGTAG
- a CDS encoding ABC transporter ATP-binding protein — MIARLRPLFPYMKKYRGTLLFGAVCVLLNNGVWILFAQVLSRAINDLNLGVSRHKLVTYSFLLLAVAGTKGIFQFLTRWLMIGVSREIEFDLRNDLFRHLEGLSYSYYQRTRTGDVMAKATNDLNAVRMLIGPAIMYSANTFAFMSGALFFMLHISPKLTLYAFAPLPIASIVIQYFSKQIHERFERIQAMFSDITARVQENLSGVRVIRAFVQEDPEIARFEAANDEYIHRSLRLVRLMGMLWPTLELMLGLSIILVLWLGGREVLTHRINLGDFVAFNIYMVQLTWPIIALGWVINIFQRGTASMARIQQIFDEKSEITDADVPFHPPTEVTGTIEFRDLTFAYPPRAEDADKHTDPPLVLKNVNLTVPAGTSLAIVGPTGSGKSTLVNLIPRIYDAAPNSVLIDGRPIREFPLELLRKNVGFVPQETFLFSDTIRENIAFGAPDAPDTEIRAAAEAASIAAEIEEFPESFNTVVGERGITLSGGQKQRTAIARALIRNPKILVLDDALASVDTQTEDRILNHLRRLMQGRTTVFISHRVSTVRNADQIAVLENGQIVELGTHDELVAKNGYYTELYNKQLLEEELETV; from the coding sequence ATGATTGCGCGACTCCGCCCGCTGTTCCCATACATGAAGAAGTACCGCGGCACCCTGCTCTTCGGGGCCGTTTGCGTGCTCCTGAACAACGGCGTCTGGATCCTGTTCGCGCAAGTCCTCTCCCGCGCCATCAACGACCTCAACCTGGGCGTCTCGCGCCACAAACTCGTGACCTACTCGTTCTTGCTGCTCGCCGTCGCCGGCACCAAGGGCATCTTCCAGTTCCTCACTCGCTGGCTGATGATCGGCGTCTCGCGCGAGATCGAATTCGATCTCCGCAACGACCTCTTCCGCCACCTCGAAGGCCTCTCGTACTCCTATTACCAGCGCACCCGCACTGGCGACGTCATGGCCAAGGCCACCAACGACCTCAATGCGGTGCGCATGCTCATCGGCCCGGCCATCATGTATTCGGCCAACACCTTCGCCTTTATGTCTGGCGCGTTGTTCTTCATGCTGCACATCAGCCCCAAGCTCACGCTCTACGCCTTCGCGCCGCTGCCCATCGCCAGCATCGTCATCCAGTACTTCAGCAAGCAGATTCACGAGCGCTTCGAACGCATCCAGGCGATGTTCTCCGATATCACCGCCCGCGTTCAGGAGAACCTCTCCGGCGTTCGCGTCATCCGCGCCTTCGTCCAGGAAGATCCCGAGATCGCGCGCTTCGAAGCCGCCAACGACGAATACATCCACCGCAGCCTGCGCCTGGTGCGCCTGATGGGCATGCTCTGGCCGACTCTCGAACTCATGCTCGGCCTCTCCATCATCCTCGTCCTCTGGCTCGGCGGACGCGAGGTCCTCACCCACCGCATCAATCTTGGCGATTTCGTCGCCTTCAACATCTACATGGTGCAGCTCACCTGGCCCATCATCGCCCTCGGATGGGTCATCAATATCTTCCAGCGCGGCACCGCATCCATGGCTCGCATCCAGCAGATCTTCGACGAGAAGTCGGAAATCACAGACGCCGATGTTCCGTTCCATCCGCCCACAGAAGTCACCGGCACGATCGAATTCCGCGATCTCACCTTCGCCTATCCACCGCGCGCCGAAGACGCCGACAAACACACCGATCCGCCGCTGGTCCTCAAGAATGTGAACCTCACCGTTCCCGCCGGCACCAGCCTCGCCATCGTCGGCCCCACCGGCAGCGGCAAATCGACATTAGTCAATCTGATTCCGCGCATCTACGACGCCGCCCCCAACTCCGTCCTGATCGATGGCCGCCCCATCCGCGAGTTCCCACTCGAGCTTCTTCGCAAAAACGTCGGCTTCGTGCCGCAGGAAACCTTCCTCTTTAGCGACACCATCCGTGAGAACATCGCCTTCGGCGCTCCCGATGCGCCCGACACTGAAATCCGCGCCGCCGCCGAAGCCGCCAGCATCGCCGCCGAGATCGAAGAGTTTCCCGAGTCCTTCAACACGGTAGTCGGCGAGCGCGGCATCACCCTCTCCGGCGGGCAAAAACAACGCACCGCCATCGCGAGAGCCCTAATCCGCAATCCCAAAATTCTGGTTCTCGACGACGCCCTAGCCAGCGTAGACACTCAAACCGAAGACCGAATCCTCAACCACCTCCGCCGCCTCATGCAGGGCCGCACCACCGTCTTCATCTCGCACCGAGTTTCCACCGTCCGCAATGCCGACCAAATCGCCGTCCTCGAAAACGGCCAAATTGTCGAACTAGGCACCCACGACGAACTCGTCGCCAAAAACGGCTACTACACCGAGCTCTACAACAAACAGTTGTTAGAAGAAGAACTCGAAACCGTATAG
- the lptF gene encoding LPS export ABC transporter permease LptF, protein MRSRILTRYILGEVLSHGAIGLALFTFVIFMRDLGRLLELIVRNSAPLPSVAEIFFLTLPTALTVTLPMAVLVGILIGLSRLSADSEVTAMRSSGLGSLFFVRIVSIFSVALWILALVNNLYVAPRSAAALAHLQDKLKSSQASFEVQPRVFYEDFKNYVLYVEDSKSGSGSALWRGVFLADVSTPSQPKITMAERGVVVAEGPNSLHLHLENGTQQETNPKDPTQYQVSTFDQTDIPIQLPETNDKPAPELVPVAELSTQELWRLAHSGGVSAGHYLGNSIAQVKARWYAVEFQRRIALPTACLVLTLVGIPLGLSSRRGGKSMGFVLTIILVFAYYVVSLIGVSLGRQGKLPPAVGVWMANVVFLVAGIMLLHRVDRAPIDLSFLTTGWDTLRERFSTSESANGNVEGKGDAFEKSFSRTRVFRAKFPLLLDDMILRDFLLYFVMVLTTFVMLALVFTFFELLGDIVKNRVSVVMLGDYLLNLSPSLIYLMTPLSVLLAVLVTFGLMQRSNEITAMKATGISIYRVAFPVIAIAGVVAASLFVFDQLYIPKANKRQETLRNEIKGKPPQTYLRPDRKWIFGSNNTIYYYEVYDADQNRFGGISIFQFDPKTFALQSRIYAQHAHWEDGLQKWVFEQGWMRKLNGSAIEEFKPFEVETIALAAEPPAYFKKEVRQSQEMDYQELLRYIHDLQQSGFDVVRFRVQLYKKLAYPIITLVMAILAIPFSVYRQRRGGPLAGVATAIGIAILYWVSAGLFEAMGNANQLPALLAAWAPNLIFGFAAGYMVLRVPT, encoded by the coding sequence GTGCGGAGCCGCATCCTCACTCGATACATCCTTGGCGAAGTTCTGTCGCACGGAGCCATTGGCCTCGCCCTGTTCACGTTTGTCATTTTCATGCGTGACCTCGGCCGCCTGCTCGAGCTCATCGTGCGCAACAGCGCTCCGCTTCCGAGTGTCGCCGAAATCTTTTTCCTCACGCTCCCCACCGCACTCACCGTCACCCTTCCGATGGCGGTTCTCGTCGGTATCCTCATCGGACTCAGCCGCCTCTCCGCCGACAGCGAAGTCACCGCCATGCGTTCCAGCGGACTCGGTTCGCTCTTCTTCGTCCGCATCGTTTCGATCTTCTCGGTCGCGCTCTGGATCCTCGCTCTCGTCAACAATCTTTACGTCGCGCCGCGTTCCGCCGCCGCCCTCGCCCATCTTCAGGACAAGCTCAAAAGCTCGCAGGCATCGTTCGAAGTCCAGCCCCGGGTCTTCTACGAAGACTTTAAGAATTACGTCTTATATGTTGAAGACTCGAAGTCTGGCAGCGGCTCGGCACTTTGGCGTGGTGTCTTCCTGGCAGACGTAAGCACCCCCTCGCAGCCGAAAATCACGATGGCCGAGCGCGGCGTAGTCGTTGCCGAAGGCCCAAACAGCCTGCACCTTCATCTCGAGAACGGCACCCAGCAGGAGACCAATCCGAAGGACCCAACCCAGTACCAGGTCTCCACCTTCGATCAAACAGACATCCCCATCCAGCTTCCTGAGACCAACGACAAGCCTGCGCCCGAACTCGTTCCCGTAGCCGAACTCAGCACCCAGGAACTCTGGCGGCTCGCGCACTCCGGAGGCGTCTCCGCCGGCCACTACCTCGGCAACTCGATCGCCCAGGTCAAGGCCCGCTGGTATGCCGTCGAATTCCAACGCCGTATCGCGTTACCCACCGCGTGCCTCGTCCTCACGCTTGTTGGTATTCCACTCGGACTCTCGTCGCGCCGTGGCGGCAAGAGTATGGGCTTTGTCCTGACGATCATTCTCGTCTTCGCCTACTACGTCGTCTCTTTGATCGGCGTTTCGCTCGGTCGCCAGGGGAAACTCCCTCCCGCTGTAGGCGTGTGGATGGCCAACGTGGTCTTCCTGGTCGCCGGCATCATGCTGCTGCACCGCGTAGATCGTGCTCCGATTGATCTCAGCTTCCTCACCACCGGTTGGGACACCCTCCGCGAACGCTTCTCAACATCCGAAAGCGCCAACGGTAACGTCGAAGGCAAAGGCGACGCCTTCGAGAAGTCCTTCAGTCGCACCCGCGTCTTCAGGGCAAAGTTCCCATTGCTCCTCGACGACATGATCCTGCGCGACTTCCTGCTTTACTTCGTGATGGTGCTCACCACCTTCGTAATGCTCGCGCTCGTCTTCACCTTCTTTGAACTCCTCGGCGACATAGTCAAGAACCGTGTCTCCGTCGTCATGCTCGGCGACTACCTGCTCAACCTCAGCCCGTCGCTCATCTATCTCATGACGCCGCTCAGCGTCCTCCTCGCCGTGCTCGTCACCTTCGGCCTCATGCAGCGCTCCAACGAAATCACCGCCATGAAGGCCACCGGAATCAGCATCTATCGCGTCGCGTTCCCTGTCATCGCCATCGCCGGAGTCGTCGCCGCATCGCTATTCGTCTTCGATCAGCTCTACATTCCGAAGGCCAACAAGCGTCAGGAAACGTTGCGCAACGAGATCAAAGGCAAGCCGCCGCAAACCTACCTGCGGCCCGACCGCAAATGGATCTTCGGCTCCAACAACACCATCTACTATTACGAGGTTTACGACGCCGACCAGAACCGCTTCGGCGGAATCTCCATCTTCCAGTTCGATCCCAAGACGTTCGCGCTTCAGTCGCGCATCTACGCGCAGCACGCGCACTGGGAAGATGGTCTCCAGAAGTGGGTCTTCGAACAAGGCTGGATGCGCAAACTCAACGGCTCCGCGATCGAAGAATTCAAGCCCTTCGAGGTCGAAACCATCGCCCTTGCCGCCGAGCCGCCTGCGTATTTCAAGAAGGAAGTCCGCCAGTCGCAGGAGATGGATTACCAGGAACTCCTGCGCTACATCCACGATCTCCAGCAAAGCGGCTTCGACGTCGTCCGCTTCCGTGTGCAGCTCTATAAGAAGCTCGCCTACCCAATCATCACGTTGGTCATGGCGATCCTCGCCATCCCGTTCTCCGTCTACCGCCAACGTCGCGGAGGTCCCCTCGCCGGAGTCGCCACCGCCATCGGCATCGCCATCCTCTATTGGGTAAGCGCCGGCCTCTTCGAAGCCATGGGCAACGCCAATCAACTCCCCGCATTACTGGCTGCCTGGGCCCCCAACCTGATCTTCGGCTTCGCCGCCGGCTACATGGTCCTCCGCGTCCCCACCTAA